Proteins encoded together in one Sinorhizobium meliloti window:
- a CDS encoding FUSC family protein, translated as MTFRLRFRDWLLANDPAFSRLRQASRITATVVISVALLIAFHFIATPLPPAAYGLAITLSIEGGLAVRDRTASEQLVTRILAVVTGVAMVTLASTLERYRHVSDLVFLVVIFVAVYGRAFGQRWFAVGMFAFMSYFTGAYLRPSLDQLPALVLGAGISAATAHLVRTVLLPDDRYRDLLRAIASVQQRVDEILYEIAAAARRPILKAADRRRLHALEERLKEAVLMAESFIATDNRRPAPEPGVVSSDLAIGLFDIHLAAESVIVLSLQAMPPAIVVDAALAKNSGEIERGMQSLGEANVRQLEAARALLWLHTVRDRLDRSLGALKEADLDEPHPVPSPEPSAAVARFSMADPALRSAIQITLASGIAMVFGLMLSRERWFWAVLAAFLVFTNTRSRGDTAVKALQRSAGTLAGIVVGLAAASAIGGTVYIVLPLGAACIFLAFYFLPVSYATMTFFVSVVLSLAYSLLGVLTPHLLELRLEETLVGSVAGAAVAFVVFPTKTRTTLDGAIRNWCDKLAELLEEARRGTSGLDLVTRSQALDRAYRDLAAAAKPLGVSWQLVTRPGHVRQILAVFMGCTYWARIFARKMSQAAESPDDFAAQIAENLKLASKVRETGADYFYRSRSVAAPVERHLPVSRDDAGLELEMVAVSLERLHSPRVRPAGQERGL; from the coding sequence ATGACGTTCAGGCTTCGCTTCCGGGACTGGCTGCTGGCCAATGATCCGGCCTTTTCCCGGCTGCGGCAGGCGTCCCGCATAACGGCGACGGTGGTGATCTCGGTTGCTCTGCTGATCGCCTTCCATTTCATCGCCACACCGCTGCCGCCGGCCGCCTATGGGCTTGCGATAACGCTTTCGATCGAAGGGGGTCTGGCGGTTCGCGACCGGACAGCCTCGGAACAACTGGTCACGCGTATTCTGGCGGTCGTCACGGGCGTTGCGATGGTCACGCTCGCCTCTACGCTGGAGCGCTACCGGCACGTTTCCGATCTCGTTTTTCTCGTGGTGATCTTCGTAGCCGTCTATGGCCGCGCCTTCGGTCAGCGGTGGTTCGCCGTCGGCATGTTCGCCTTCATGTCCTATTTCACCGGAGCCTATCTGCGCCCGTCGCTGGATCAGTTGCCGGCGCTCGTTCTCGGTGCCGGGATCTCGGCGGCGACCGCGCATCTTGTGCGAACCGTCCTTCTTCCGGACGACCGCTACCGTGATCTCCTGAGGGCGATTGCGAGCGTCCAGCAGAGGGTGGATGAAATCCTTTATGAGATCGCAGCGGCTGCGCGCAGGCCCATTCTCAAGGCTGCCGATCGCCGCAGGCTGCACGCGCTGGAGGAGAGATTGAAGGAAGCCGTGTTGATGGCGGAGAGCTTCATTGCGACGGACAACCGCCGCCCGGCGCCGGAACCCGGCGTCGTCTCTTCGGACCTCGCCATCGGGCTCTTCGATATTCATCTTGCGGCCGAGAGTGTGATCGTGCTCAGCCTTCAGGCAATGCCGCCTGCGATAGTTGTCGACGCAGCCCTGGCGAAAAATTCGGGCGAGATAGAACGGGGAATGCAGTCGCTGGGCGAGGCGAATGTCAGGCAGCTCGAGGCTGCGAGGGCTCTGCTTTGGCTTCATACGGTTCGAGATCGCCTCGATCGCAGTCTGGGCGCCCTCAAGGAGGCCGACCTCGATGAACCGCATCCGGTGCCATCTCCTGAGCCCTCGGCGGCAGTGGCTCGCTTTTCCATGGCCGACCCGGCTTTACGGAGCGCGATCCAGATTACCCTCGCCTCGGGCATCGCAATGGTGTTCGGCCTGATGCTTTCACGCGAGCGCTGGTTCTGGGCGGTTCTCGCTGCGTTCCTCGTCTTCACCAATACGCGCTCCCGGGGTGATACCGCAGTGAAGGCCTTGCAGCGGTCGGCCGGCACATTGGCGGGCATCGTCGTCGGACTTGCGGCGGCAAGCGCGATCGGCGGGACTGTCTATATAGTCCTGCCCCTTGGTGCGGCCTGCATCTTTCTGGCCTTCTATTTCCTCCCGGTCTCCTACGCGACCATGACGTTCTTCGTCTCGGTCGTCCTCTCTCTCGCCTACAGCCTGCTCGGCGTTTTGACGCCGCACCTTCTGGAGCTGCGTCTCGAGGAGACGCTTGTCGGCTCGGTCGCCGGCGCGGCGGTGGCTTTCGTCGTGTTTCCGACGAAGACCCGCACGACGCTCGATGGCGCGATCAGAAACTGGTGCGACAAGCTCGCCGAATTGCTGGAGGAGGCAAGGAGGGGAACGTCCGGCCTTGATCTCGTCACCCGGTCGCAGGCGCTCGACCGCGCCTACAGGGACCTGGCCGCTGCCGCCAAACCGCTCGGCGTCTCCTGGCAGCTCGTCACCCGCCCGGGGCATGTGCGCCAGATCCTGGCGGTGTTCATGGGCTGCACCTATTGGGCGCGCATATTCGCGCGAAAGATGTCGCAGGCCGCGGAAAGCCCGGATGACTTCGCGGCGCAGATCGCGGAAAATCTGAAGCTCGCAAGCAAGGTGCGCGAAACCGGAGCGGACTATTTCTACCGATCCCGGAGCGTCGCTGCGCCGGTCGAGCGTCATCTGCCGGTATCGCGCGACGACGCAGGCCTTGAACTGGAGATGGTTGCCGTTTCGCTCGAGCGTCTTCATTCGCCGCGCGTGCGGCCCGCCGGGCAGGAGCGCGGGCTTTAA
- a CDS encoding NADP-dependent isocitrate dehydrogenase: MAKIKVANPVVELDGDEMTRIIWQFIKDKLIHPYLDLDLEYYDLGVENRDATDDQVTIDAANAIKKHGVGVKCATITPDEGRVEEFKLKKMWKSPNGTIRNILGGVIFREPIICKNVPRLVPGWTRPIIVGRHAFGDQYRATDFKFPGKGKLSIKFVGEDGQTIEHDVYDAPGAGVALAMYNLDESITEFARASFNYGLQRKVPVYLSTKNTILKAYDGRFKDIFQKVFDEEFAAQFKAEKLWYEHRLIDDMVASALKWSGGYVWACKNYDGDVQSDIVAQGFGSLGLMTSVLMTPDGKTVEAEAAHGTVTRHYRQHQKGEETSTNSIASIFAWTRGLAHRAKLDGNAELAKFSETLERVCVDTVESGFMTKDLALLIGPDQPWLSTTGFLDKIDENLRKAMAA, from the coding sequence ATGGCAAAGATCAAGGTCGCCAATCCGGTCGTCGAACTCGACGGCGACGAGATGACCCGCATCATCTGGCAGTTCATCAAGGACAAGCTGATCCATCCTTATCTCGACCTCGATCTCGAATATTACGACCTCGGCGTCGAAAACCGTGATGCAACTGACGACCAGGTGACGATCGACGCCGCAAACGCCATCAAGAAACACGGTGTCGGGGTCAAATGCGCCACGATCACGCCGGACGAAGGCCGCGTCGAGGAGTTCAAGCTGAAGAAGATGTGGAAGTCGCCGAACGGCACGATCCGCAACATCCTCGGCGGCGTCATCTTCCGCGAGCCGATCATCTGCAAGAACGTGCCGCGCCTCGTTCCCGGCTGGACCAGGCCGATCATCGTCGGCCGCCACGCCTTCGGCGATCAGTACCGCGCAACCGATTTCAAATTCCCGGGCAAGGGCAAGCTCTCGATCAAGTTCGTCGGCGAAGACGGCCAGACGATCGAGCATGACGTTTACGACGCGCCGGGCGCCGGCGTGGCACTCGCCATGTACAACCTGGACGAATCGATCACCGAATTCGCGCGCGCCTCGTTCAACTACGGCCTGCAGCGCAAGGTTCCGGTCTATCTCTCGACCAAGAACACGATCCTGAAGGCCTATGACGGCCGCTTCAAGGACATCTTCCAGAAGGTGTTCGACGAGGAATTCGCCGCCCAGTTCAAGGCCGAGAAGCTCTGGTACGAACACCGCCTGATCGACGACATGGTCGCCTCGGCGCTGAAGTGGTCCGGCGGCTATGTCTGGGCCTGCAAGAACTATGACGGCGACGTGCAGTCCGACATCGTCGCGCAGGGCTTCGGCTCGCTCGGCCTGATGACCTCGGTGCTGATGACGCCGGACGGAAAGACGGTCGAGGCGGAAGCCGCCCACGGCACGGTGACGCGCCACTACCGCCAGCACCAGAAAGGCGAAGAAACCTCGACCAACTCGATCGCCTCGATCTTCGCCTGGACCCGCGGCCTCGCCCACCGCGCCAAGCTCGACGGCAACGCCGAACTCGCGAAGTTTTCCGAAACGCTGGAGCGCGTCTGCGTCGATACGGTCGAATCGGGCTTCATGACCAAGGACTTGGCACTCCTCATCGGCCCCGACCAGCCCTGGCTGTCGACCACCGGCTTCCTCGACAAGATCGACGAGAACCTCAGGAAGGCAATGGCCGCCTAA
- a CDS encoding AraC family transcriptional regulator, producing the protein MTGGAWATYERRLHRVSAYIYGHLDEELDLGRLSEIACLSPHHWHRIYRAVNGETLAATVKRLRLQRAAAELVQTDLSVEAIAQRSGYPNVQSFNRTFKAVYGLPPARYRKEGSHRAFETASTEGNAVMYDVDLRTIEPLTLASVAHSGSYMGIGEAFETLYGTLFARGLFRPDMEMVGIYLDDPELVETDKLRSFACVTVNGEHAAEAPLTPQKIEGGHYAVLRHKGPYADMPKAYRWLYGTWLPNSGRQIRDCVMFEKYLNNPREVAPTELLTEIYLPLK; encoded by the coding sequence ATGACGGGCGGTGCATGGGCTACATATGAGAGGCGGCTTCATCGCGTCTCGGCCTATATCTACGGGCATCTCGATGAAGAGCTGGATCTCGGCCGGTTGTCGGAGATCGCATGTCTTTCGCCGCACCACTGGCATCGCATCTACCGGGCGGTAAATGGCGAGACATTGGCGGCGACCGTTAAGAGATTGCGGCTGCAGCGCGCGGCGGCAGAACTCGTCCAGACCGATCTTTCCGTCGAAGCGATCGCGCAACGCTCCGGCTACCCGAATGTTCAATCCTTCAACCGCACCTTCAAGGCCGTTTATGGCCTTCCGCCGGCGCGCTACAGGAAGGAGGGGAGCCACAGGGCCTTTGAAACCGCCTCTACGGAAGGAAATGCTGTCATGTACGATGTTGACTTGAGGACGATAGAGCCTCTGACCCTGGCGAGTGTCGCCCATTCCGGTTCCTACATGGGTATCGGCGAGGCGTTCGAAACGCTTTACGGTACCCTTTTTGCGCGCGGCCTCTTTCGGCCGGACATGGAGATGGTCGGAATCTACCTGGATGACCCGGAACTCGTGGAGACGGATAAGCTCCGATCCTTCGCCTGCGTGACGGTCAACGGCGAGCACGCGGCCGAGGCGCCGCTGACGCCCCAAAAAATCGAGGGCGGGCACTATGCCGTGCTGCGGCACAAAGGCCCCTATGCCGACATGCCGAAGGCCTATCGATGGCTTTATGGGACCTGGCTTCCGAACTCCGGCCGCCAAATCCGCGACTGCGTCATGTTCGAGAAATATCTGAACAACCCGCGCGAGGTGGCCCCGACCGAGCTGCTTACGGAAATCTATCTGCCGCTCAAGTAA
- a CDS encoding SulP family inorganic anion transporter, which produces MPDSLIPKTVSVIAEGYGRTRLKADALAGLTVAIVALPLSMAIAIASGVTPDRGLYTAIVGGFLVSLLGGSRVQIGGPAGAFIVLVAATGARHGIDGLLLATAMAGIMLVAAGYLRLGQYIKFIPYPVTVGFTAGIAVIIFASQLRDLFGLTLSGSEPGPIVEKTVALGRAADTVNWAAVVTATLTIGIILALRRSRPHWPGMLIAVGAASVLVAALSLPTDTIGSRFGGIPRGLPFPTLPPLSLEKAVAVFPDAVSLALLGAIESLLSAVVADGMTGRRHRSSMELIAQGVANLGSALFGGICVTGTIARTATNVRAGGTSPVSGMLHSVFLLLFMLLAAPLASYIPLASLAGVLAVVAWNMIEKPAFMALLRSSYGDAVVLLATFFIVVFRELTEGIVIGVALGALLFINRMAKNISVGEMKSLELLQAGNGDEEHPVIGDDPETVIYRITGVFFFGSAATVAAVLDRIADQRRNFILDCSEIPFMDSTAANIIEGTLRKAERIGVRVIIVGANTQVRRALYQHHVRPPRVLMRASVPAALDTIRSERRT; this is translated from the coding sequence ATGCCCGATTCTCTTATCCCGAAAACTGTCAGCGTGATCGCCGAGGGATACGGCCGCACCAGGCTGAAAGCGGACGCTCTGGCCGGCCTGACGGTCGCCATCGTCGCCTTGCCGCTTTCGATGGCCATCGCCATCGCCTCCGGCGTAACACCCGATCGCGGCCTCTATACCGCAATCGTCGGCGGCTTCCTCGTTTCACTCCTCGGCGGCAGTCGGGTCCAAATCGGCGGTCCGGCGGGTGCCTTCATCGTTCTCGTCGCCGCGACCGGTGCCCGGCACGGCATCGACGGCCTGCTGCTTGCGACTGCCATGGCTGGCATCATGCTCGTTGCGGCCGGCTACTTGCGCCTCGGACAGTACATCAAATTCATCCCCTACCCCGTCACAGTCGGCTTCACGGCAGGGATTGCCGTGATCATCTTCGCCAGCCAGTTGCGCGACCTTTTCGGCCTGACGCTTTCGGGTAGCGAACCCGGGCCGATCGTCGAAAAGACCGTGGCACTCGGCCGGGCTGCCGACACGGTCAATTGGGCGGCAGTGGTGACCGCCACCCTCACGATCGGCATCATTCTCGCGCTGCGCCGATCGAGGCCGCATTGGCCCGGCATGCTGATTGCCGTTGGTGCCGCATCGGTGCTCGTCGCCGCCTTGTCTTTGCCGACGGACACGATCGGCAGCCGTTTCGGCGGTATTCCGCGCGGCCTCCCGTTTCCGACCTTGCCGCCGCTCTCCCTTGAGAAAGCCGTTGCGGTGTTTCCGGACGCGGTCTCGTTGGCTCTTCTCGGCGCGATCGAGTCACTGCTTTCGGCCGTGGTGGCCGATGGCATGACGGGACGCAGACATAGATCCAGCATGGAGTTGATTGCTCAGGGAGTCGCCAATTTAGGTTCGGCGCTCTTCGGCGGCATCTGCGTCACCGGCACCATTGCCCGCACGGCAACCAACGTTCGCGCCGGAGGCACCAGCCCCGTTTCTGGCATGCTGCATTCGGTCTTTCTCCTTCTCTTCATGCTGCTTGCCGCACCGCTCGCAAGCTATATCCCACTCGCTTCCCTCGCCGGCGTGCTTGCAGTCGTTGCCTGGAACATGATCGAGAAGCCGGCCTTCATGGCACTCTTGCGGTCGTCCTACGGTGATGCCGTCGTGCTGCTCGCGACCTTTTTCATCGTTGTCTTTCGCGAATTGACAGAAGGGATAGTGATCGGAGTCGCGCTCGGCGCCCTCCTGTTCATCAATCGAATGGCGAAAAACATCTCGGTCGGTGAAATGAAGTCGCTCGAGCTGCTGCAAGCGGGGAACGGCGACGAAGAGCACCCGGTCATCGGCGACGATCCCGAAACGGTGATCTATCGGATTACAGGCGTCTTCTTCTTCGGCTCGGCAGCCACCGTTGCCGCGGTGCTCGATCGGATCGCCGATCAGCGCCGAAACTTCATTCTCGATTGCTCGGAAATCCCCTTCATGGATTCTACCGCCGCGAACATCATCGAAGGGACGTTGCGCAAGGCGGAGAGGATCGGCGTGCGCGTCATTATCGTCGGTGCCAATACGCAGGTTCGTCGCGCCTTGTATCAACACCACGTGCGTCCACCGCGTGTCTTGATGCGCGCCTCGGTTCCGGCGGCACTCGACACAATCCGCAGCGAACGGCGCACATGA
- the alaS gene encoding alanine--tRNA ligase has product MSGVNEIRSMFLDYFRKNGHEVVPSSPLVPRNDPTLMFTNAGMVQFKNVFTGLEQRPYSTAATAQKCVRAGGKHNDLDNVGYTARHHTFFEMLGNFSFGDYFKERAIELAWNLITKEYGLDAKRLLVTVYHTDDEAFGLWKKIAGLSDDRIIRIATSDNFWAMGDTGPCGPCSEIFYDHGDHIWGGPPGSAEEDGDRFIEIWNLVFMQYEQITKEERVDLPRPSIDTGMGLERVAAVLQGQHDNYDIDLFRALIAASEEATGVKAEGDRRASHRVIADHLRSSAFLIADGVLPSNEGRGYVLRRIMRRAMRHAQLLGARDPLMWKLLPALVGQMGRAYPELVRAEALISETLKLEETRFRKTLERGLNLLAEASTDLSEGDQFNGETAFKLYDTYGFPLDLTQDALRAKGIGVDTDAFTAAMQRQKAEARANWAGSGEAATETIWFELRDKHGATDFLGYDTESAEGVIQAIVRDGAVVEAATKGENVQLVLNQTPFYGESGGQMGDTGVITTETGKLTVTDTQKRGEGLFVHYCTVEEGSVKTGEAAALTVDHARRARLRANHSATHLLHEALREVLGTHVAQKGSLVAPERLRFDVSHPKPMTAEELKIVEEMANEIIVQNTPVVTRLMSVDDAIAEGAMALFGEKYGDEVRVVSMGQGLRGSKAGRPYSVELCGGTHVSATGDIGLVRVVSESAVGAGVRRVEALTGEAARAYLNEQDERVKTLASALKVQPSDVLGRVEALLDERRKLERELTEAKKKLALAGDGQNGSGDAAREIGGVRFLGRVVSGVEPKDLKSLADDGKKTLGSGVVAFVGVSGDGKASAVVAVTDDLTSKVSAVDLVRVASAALGGKGGGGRPDMAQAGGPDGGRAAEAIEAVAVALAG; this is encoded by the coding sequence ATGAGCGGCGTGAATGAAATCCGGTCGATGTTCCTCGACTATTTCCGCAAGAACGGTCACGAGGTCGTGCCGTCCAGCCCACTCGTGCCGCGCAACGACCCGACATTGATGTTCACCAATGCGGGCATGGTGCAGTTCAAGAATGTGTTCACCGGCCTCGAGCAGCGACCCTATTCGACCGCGGCGACGGCGCAGAAATGCGTGCGCGCCGGCGGCAAGCATAACGACCTCGACAATGTCGGCTACACCGCCCGTCACCACACCTTCTTCGAGATGCTCGGCAATTTCTCCTTCGGCGACTATTTCAAGGAGCGCGCGATCGAGCTTGCCTGGAACCTGATCACCAAGGAATACGGGCTCGATGCCAAGCGTCTGCTCGTCACGGTGTACCATACCGACGACGAGGCCTTCGGCCTTTGGAAGAAGATCGCCGGCCTGAGCGACGATCGCATCATCCGCATCGCGACGAGCGACAACTTCTGGGCCATGGGAGACACCGGTCCATGCGGCCCGTGCTCGGAAATATTCTACGATCACGGCGATCATATCTGGGGCGGACCTCCCGGCTCGGCCGAGGAAGACGGCGATCGCTTCATCGAGATCTGGAACCTCGTCTTCATGCAGTACGAGCAGATCACCAAGGAAGAGCGCGTCGACCTGCCGCGGCCTTCGATCGACACGGGCATGGGGCTGGAGCGCGTGGCCGCCGTGCTCCAGGGCCAGCACGACAATTATGACATCGACCTATTCCGCGCGTTGATCGCGGCTTCCGAAGAGGCGACCGGCGTGAAGGCCGAGGGGGACCGGCGCGCGAGCCATCGCGTCATCGCCGATCATCTGCGTTCCTCCGCGTTCCTGATCGCCGATGGGGTTCTGCCGTCGAACGAGGGCCGCGGTTACGTTCTGCGCAGAATCATGCGCCGCGCCATGCGCCACGCACAGTTGCTCGGCGCGCGGGATCCGCTGATGTGGAAGCTCCTGCCGGCGCTCGTGGGCCAGATGGGCCGCGCTTATCCGGAACTCGTCCGCGCCGAAGCGCTGATCTCGGAAACGCTGAAGCTGGAGGAAACCCGCTTCCGCAAGACCCTGGAGCGCGGCCTCAACCTTTTGGCGGAGGCTTCGACCGATCTTTCCGAAGGCGACCAGTTCAACGGCGAGACGGCGTTCAAGCTCTACGACACCTACGGTTTTCCGCTCGACCTCACCCAGGACGCGCTGCGCGCCAAGGGCATCGGCGTCGATACGGACGCATTTACGGCCGCCATGCAACGGCAGAAGGCCGAGGCCCGCGCCAACTGGGCCGGCTCCGGGGAAGCCGCGACCGAGACCATCTGGTTCGAGCTCAGGGATAAGCACGGCGCGACCGACTTCCTCGGCTACGACACCGAGTCGGCTGAAGGGGTCATTCAGGCGATCGTCAGGGATGGTGCCGTCGTCGAGGCGGCCACCAAGGGCGAGAACGTACAGCTGGTTCTGAACCAGACGCCTTTCTACGGCGAATCCGGCGGCCAGATGGGCGACACCGGCGTCATCACCACCGAGACCGGCAAGCTTACTGTGACCGACACGCAGAAACGTGGCGAAGGGCTCTTCGTCCACTATTGCACCGTGGAGGAAGGCAGCGTGAAGACCGGCGAAGCGGCTGCCCTGACGGTCGACCATGCGCGCCGTGCGCGCCTGCGCGCCAACCATTCCGCGACGCACCTGCTGCACGAGGCGCTGCGCGAGGTCCTCGGTACCCATGTTGCCCAGAAGGGCTCGCTCGTCGCGCCTGAGCGCTTGCGCTTCGACGTCTCGCATCCGAAGCCGATGACGGCGGAGGAGCTGAAGATCGTCGAGGAGATGGCGAACGAGATCATCGTCCAGAACACGCCGGTCGTCACACGGCTGATGAGCGTCGACGATGCGATCGCCGAGGGCGCCATGGCGCTCTTCGGCGAGAAATACGGCGACGAGGTGCGGGTCGTGTCCATGGGGCAGGGCCTTCGCGGCTCCAAAGCCGGCAGGCCCTATTCGGTCGAGCTCTGTGGCGGTACGCATGTGTCCGCTACGGGCGATATCGGCCTCGTTCGCGTCGTCTCGGAAAGCGCTGTCGGCGCCGGCGTGCGCCGGGTGGAGGCGCTGACCGGTGAGGCCGCGCGAGCCTATCTCAACGAACAGGATGAGCGGGTCAAGACGTTGGCATCTGCCCTGAAGGTCCAGCCCTCGGATGTCCTCGGGCGCGTCGAGGCGCTGCTCGACGAGCGGCGCAAACTGGAACGGGAACTTACCGAGGCGAAGAAGAAACTCGCGCTCGCGGGTGACGGTCAGAACGGCTCCGGGGACGCTGCCCGCGAGATCGGCGGCGTCCGGTTCCTCGGCAGGGTGGTATCCGGCGTCGAGCCGAAGGACCTGAAGAGCCTTGCGGACGACGGCAAGAAGACGCTCGGTTCGGGCGTGGTCGCCTTCGTGGGCGTCAGCGGCGACGGCAAGGCGAGCGCCGTGGTGGCGGTCACCGACGACCTCACTTCGAAAGTCAGCGCCGTGGATCTGGTGCGCGTCGCTTCGGCTGCGCTCGGCGGCAAGGGCGGCGGCGGGCGGCCCGACATGGCCCAGGCCGGCGGTCCGGACGGCGGACGTGCAGCGGAGGCGATCGAGGCGGTCGCCGTAGCGTTGGCCGGTTGA
- the recA gene encoding recombinase RecA, with translation MAQNSLRLVEDKSVDKSKALEAALSQIERSFGKGSIMKLGAKDSVVEIETVSTGSLGLDIALGIGGLPKGRIIEIYGPESSGKTTLALQTIAEAQKKGGICGFVDAEHALDPVYARKLGVDLENLLISQPDTGEQALEITDTLVRSGAIDILVIDSVAALVPRAEIEGEMGDSLPGMQARLMSQALRKLTASISKSNCMVIFINQIRMKIGVMFGSPETTTGGNALKFYASVRLDIRRIGSVKEREEVVGNQTRVKVVKNKMAPPFKQVEFDIMYGEGVSKTGELIDLGVKAGIVEKSGAWFSYNSQRLGQGRENAKLFLRENPELLREIETALRQNAGLIADRFLENGGPESDGDEAADM, from the coding sequence ATGGCACAAAATTCTTTGCGGCTCGTAGAGGACAAATCGGTGGACAAAAGCAAGGCACTTGAAGCGGCTCTTTCCCAGATCGAACGTTCGTTCGGTAAGGGATCGATCATGAAGCTCGGAGCGAAGGACAGCGTAGTTGAGATCGAAACCGTCTCCACCGGTTCGCTCGGCCTCGACATCGCGCTCGGCATCGGCGGCCTGCCCAAAGGCCGCATCATCGAGATCTATGGACCGGAAAGCTCGGGCAAGACCACGCTGGCGCTGCAGACCATTGCCGAGGCACAGAAGAAGGGCGGCATCTGCGGCTTCGTCGATGCCGAACACGCACTCGATCCGGTCTATGCGCGAAAGCTCGGGGTCGATCTTGAAAATCTCCTGATTTCGCAGCCTGATACGGGCGAGCAGGCGCTGGAAATCACCGATACGCTGGTCCGTTCGGGTGCGATCGACATTCTCGTCATCGATTCGGTGGCCGCACTCGTGCCGCGCGCCGAAATCGAGGGCGAGATGGGCGACAGTCTGCCGGGCATGCAGGCGCGCCTCATGAGCCAGGCGCTGCGCAAGCTTACGGCATCGATCTCCAAGTCAAACTGCATGGTGATCTTCATCAACCAGATCCGCATGAAGATCGGCGTGATGTTCGGCTCGCCGGAAACGACGACGGGCGGCAATGCGCTCAAGTTCTACGCCTCGGTGCGCCTCGACATTCGCCGTATCGGCTCGGTCAAGGAGCGCGAGGAAGTCGTCGGCAACCAGACCCGCGTCAAGGTCGTCAAGAACAAGATGGCACCGCCCTTCAAGCAGGTCGAGTTCGACATCATGTATGGCGAAGGCGTTTCGAAGACGGGCGAATTGATCGATCTCGGCGTCAAGGCGGGCATCGTCGAGAAATCGGGCGCCTGGTTTTCCTATAACAGCCAGCGGCTCGGCCAGGGACGGGAAAACGCCAAGCTCTTCCTGCGGGAGAATCCCGAACTGTTGCGCGAAATCGAGACGGCTCTGCGGCAGAATGCCGGTCTCATCGCCGACCGGTTCCTGGAGAATGGCGGGCCGGAAAGCGACGGCGACGAAGCCGCCGATATGTAA
- a CDS encoding carbohydrate kinase family protein, with the protein MQAQVKSQNIAVFGGAHIDRRGRISGATTPGASNPGTWFEEAGGGGFNAARNLSRLGHRVTMISPRGGDPAGDTVAAAAEAAGVIDRPFTFLDRKTPSYTAILENDGNLVIALADMDLYALFTPRRLQQRTTREILAASELVLMDANLPEETLTALAGTAAKFSPLRAGIAVSPAKVVRYRACLDGLDFLFMNEAEARALTGTEAATAAEWPLLLRSAGLSGGVVTRGGRAAVAFDGKGACLATPPALSALADVTGAGDALASGFLAARLAGADLADCLRWGMAAAVITLHSPYAASEEMLPDKLEQVLRLVPEAEMLA; encoded by the coding sequence ATGCAAGCACAGGTGAAGTCGCAGAACATAGCCGTTTTTGGCGGCGCTCATATCGACCGGCGCGGCCGGATCAGCGGCGCGACGACACCGGGCGCGAGCAATCCGGGCACCTGGTTCGAGGAAGCCGGGGGCGGCGGCTTCAATGCAGCGAGAAATCTCTCGCGCCTCGGCCATCGCGTAACCATGATCAGCCCGCGGGGCGGCGATCCCGCCGGCGACACGGTGGCGGCCGCTGCGGAAGCTGCCGGTGTGATCGATCGCCCTTTCACCTTTCTCGATCGCAAGACGCCGAGCTATACGGCAATCCTGGAAAACGACGGCAACCTCGTCATCGCGCTCGCGGACATGGACCTCTATGCTTTGTTTACGCCGCGCCGGCTGCAGCAGCGGACCACGCGCGAGATTTTAGCGGCGAGCGAACTCGTGCTAATGGACGCCAATCTGCCGGAGGAGACATTGACGGCGCTTGCCGGCACCGCCGCGAAGTTCAGCCCGCTCCGTGCCGGTATCGCCGTTTCTCCGGCAAAGGTGGTCCGCTACCGCGCGTGCCTCGATGGGCTCGATTTCCTGTTCATGAACGAGGCGGAGGCGCGCGCGCTGACCGGCACAGAGGCCGCAACCGCCGCGGAATGGCCGTTGCTGCTGCGCTCCGCCGGTCTTTCCGGCGGTGTCGTGACGCGCGGAGGCCGGGCCGCGGTCGCCTTCGACGGCAAGGGTGCCTGCCTCGCTACGCCGCCGGCTCTTTCGGCACTTGCCGACGTCACCGGCGCCGGCGATGCGCTTGCCTCGGGCTTTCTCGCCGCCCGGCTTGCCGGTGCGGATCTTGCCGACTGCCTGCGCTGGGGCATGGCGGCCGCCGTCATAACGCTGCATTCGCCCTACGCTGCCTCCGAAGAGATGCTGCCTGACAAGCTGGAGCAAGTGCTGCGCCTTGTGCCGGAAGCGGAAATGCTGGCATGA